A section of the Candidatus Zixiibacteriota bacterium genome encodes:
- the hemG gene encoding protoporphyrinogen oxidase, with protein sequence MKKIGIAVIGGGISGLSAGFFIKQKFGPRAALTIYERDSRLGGTIATTREEGYLADWGPNGFLDREPLTLEFIKQIGLQEKLLPSNEKSEKRFIYRKGKLWEISANPIKFLSSGLLSLRGKLRIAGEYFVRVRTSGEDESIFNFVARRIGREAAETLIDPMVSGIYGGDPEMLSLGACFPVMEKMEKEYGGLIKAMIKKKRESKGKAAGPAGPSGHLTSFRGGLLTLVERLEALLREDIRQGDEVRSIVHTSNGQWRVVSAGGNADYDRIIIATPSNNAAKILKEQTPATAGLLNQIPYSNLAVVCHGYKIADIGRPIDGFGFLVPHNQKLDILGSIWTSVIFPEQAPDGYALFRTMLGGAKNNEIVTLGESRLAELAHQNLAKILDIRNKPTFQKVIIWMDAIPQYVLGHRERLHKIENNLIQLEHIYLAGNAYTGIGLNDAIKRSHGIVDIIAAGLS encoded by the coding sequence ATGAAAAAGATAGGTATTGCTGTGATAGGAGGCGGCATTTCCGGGCTTTCGGCCGGCTTTTTTATCAAGCAGAAATTCGGCCCCCGGGCGGCACTGACTATCTATGAACGCGACAGCCGTCTCGGAGGGACAATCGCCACTACTCGCGAGGAGGGCTATCTGGCCGATTGGGGGCCTAACGGCTTCCTTGACCGCGAGCCTTTAACGCTGGAATTCATCAAACAGATTGGCCTTCAAGAGAAGCTTCTCCCCTCCAATGAAAAATCGGAGAAACGGTTTATCTATCGGAAGGGAAAACTGTGGGAAATCTCGGCCAACCCGATAAAGTTCCTTTCCAGTGGCCTTTTGTCATTACGAGGGAAATTGCGCATCGCCGGGGAGTATTTTGTCCGGGTGCGTACCTCTGGCGAGGATGAGTCAATTTTCAATTTTGTGGCGCGCCGGATCGGCCGTGAAGCGGCCGAGACTCTTATCGATCCGATGGTTTCCGGGATTTACGGCGGCGATCCGGAAATGCTTTCGCTGGGCGCCTGTTTCCCGGTAATGGAAAAGATGGAAAAAGAGTACGGCGGCCTGATAAAGGCCATGATAAAGAAGAAAAGAGAAAGCAAAGGAAAAGCGGCCGGCCCGGCGGGGCCCTCGGGGCATCTCACCAGTTTTCGGGGCGGCCTGCTGACACTCGTAGAGCGTCTTGAAGCATTACTTCGTGAAGATATCCGGCAGGGCGATGAAGTCAGAAGCATTGTTCATACTTCTAATGGTCAATGGAGAGTTGTCAGCGCAGGCGGTAACGCCGATTATGACCGCATAATTATCGCTACTCCCTCAAATAATGCCGCCAAAATTCTTAAGGAACAGACACCCGCGACAGCCGGCCTGCTGAATCAGATACCTTATTCCAATCTGGCTGTGGTCTGTCATGGGTACAAAATAGCCGACATAGGGCGCCCCATTGACGGTTTTGGATTTCTGGTGCCTCATAATCAGAAGCTTGACATTCTTGGTTCAATCTGGACTTCGGTAATTTTCCCGGAGCAGGCCCCGGATGGATATGCCCTTTTCCGCACCATGCTGGGAGGGGCAAAGAACAATGAAATTGTCACGCTCGGTGAATCAAGACTGGCCGAGCTGGCCCATCAGAATCTGGCGAAGATATTAGACATCAGGAACAAGCCAACGTTCCAGAAAGTCATTATCTGGATGGATGCCATCCCCCAGTATGTTCTGGGTCATCGGGAAAGACTGCATAAAATCGAGAACAACCTGATTCAGCTGGAACATATTTATCTGGCCGGCAACGCCTATACCGGCATCGGACTCAATGATGCTATCAAACGGTCGCACGGTATCGTGGATATCATTGCCGCCGGCCTCTCCTGA